A DNA window from Nitrospira sp. contains the following coding sequences:
- a CDS encoding hypothetical protein (Evidence 5 : Unknown function; MaGe:77309964), whose amino-acid sequence MRFGELRLAHRNLLARVTYSARKFSLLSVAVYGELTASLLFRIRVVHTIPFNRSRQVTVNMIEVVQ is encoded by the coding sequence TTGCGTTTCGGTGAACTTCGACTGGCGCATAGGAACCTCCTGGCTAGGGTGACGTATTCTGCCAGAAAGTTCTCCTTACTGAGTGTCGCGGTTTACGGGGAGCTTACAGCCTCACTCTTGTTTAGAATACGTGTCGTGCATACGATTCCATTTAATAGGTCTCGCCAAGTGACGGTTAATATGATTGAGGTTGTCCAATGA
- a CDS encoding hypothetical protein (Evidence 5 : Unknown function; MaGe:77309958), with amino-acid sequence MTGALEAITQYGCHEIVNTDQGCQFTSEAFTGLLEGHSIQISMDGNGCWRDNVVVERLWRSLTYEEVYLRAYDTLRDVQAGITQSVTFYNAVRPHRALDGRTPDRVYWENSSARPTTA; translated from the coding sequence TTGACAGGGGCGCTTGAGGCGATCACGCAGTATGGTTGCCACGAGATCGTCAACACCGATCAGGGCTGCCAGTTCACGAGCGAGGCCTTCACCGGGCTGCTGGAGGGCCACAGCATTCAGATCAGCATGGACGGGAACGGGTGTTGGCGGGATAACGTCGTTGTGGAGCGCCTCTGGCGGAGTCTCACGTATGAAGAGGTCTATCTCCGCGCGTACGACACCCTCCGCGATGTCCAGGCTGGGATCACGCAATCCGTGACGTTCTACAATGCGGTCAGGCCGCATCGCGCGCTTGACGGACGCACACCCGATCGCGTGTACTGGGAGAACTCGTCTGCGCGGCCTACGACTGCGTAA
- a CDS encoding hypothetical protein (Evidence 5 : Unknown function; MaGe:77309963), with amino-acid sequence MTPMEFIHNYQTGVHLAQELTSSALV; translated from the coding sequence GTGACGCCCATGGAGTTCATTCACAACTATCAAACCGGGGTCCATCTCGCACAGGAGCTCACTTCCTCAGCTTTGGTGTAA
- a CDS encoding hypothetical protein (Evidence 5 : Unknown function; MaGe:77309960) → MDFVHDTLSNGRPFRILPVVDNWSRQSPILAAGLRMSEAMVRDALDRVLHGERGPRSITGDHGTEFQSRALEEWTIGEVCTSTAFGLANRWKTPSLNRFTDDCETSV, encoded by the coding sequence ATGGATTTTGTTCATGATACCCTGAGCAATGGACGGCCGTTTCGGATCTTGCCGGTCGTCGATAACTGGAGTCGTCAGAGTCCGATCCTAGCGGCTGGGCTTCGAATGTCAGAAGCGATGGTCAGAGACGCGTTAGATCGTGTGCTGCATGGTGAACGAGGCCCTCGCTCCATCACGGGGGATCACGGGACCGAATTTCAATCGCGAGCACTCGAAGAGTGGACTATCGGCGAGGTGTGCACCTCGACTGCATTCGGCCTGGCAAACCGGTGGAAAACGCCTTCCTTGAATCGTTTCACGGACGATTGCGAGACGAGTGTTTGA
- a CDS encoding hypothetical protein (Evidence 5 : Unknown function; MaGe:77309961), protein MSCAWACRLAQFSRAAWYRRSRAKDQSALRLRIRDLAHARPRFGYLRIWVWLCREGWPVNRKRVRRLYRLDGLQLRVRRRKHIALHRAPVPVGPAER, encoded by the coding sequence GTGAGTTGTGCGTGGGCCTGTCGATTGGCACAATTTAGTCGAGCGGCCTGGTATCGACGGAGCCGCGCGAAAGATCAGTCGGCCCTCCGGCTCCGCATTCGGGATCTGGCCCATGCCCGACCGCGGTTTGGGTATCTGCGCATCTGGGTGTGGCTCTGTCGCGAGGGGTGGCCGGTGAATCGCAAGCGCGTCCGTCGGCTCTACCGTCTCGATGGCCTACAGCTGCGGGTGCGGAGACGGAAGCATATCGCGTTGCACCGAGCCCCGGTCCCGGTGGGCCCGGCTGAACGCTAG
- a CDS encoding hypothetical protein (Evidence 5 : Unknown function; MaGe:77309962), with amino-acid sequence MSELRRLRQVEEENVRLKRLVTDLSLDKHMLSEALRKKA; translated from the coding sequence GTGAGCGAGCTCCGCCGACTGCGGCAGGTGGAAGAAGAAAATGTCCGCCTCAAACGGCTGGTGACGGACCTCTCCCTCGACAAGCACATGCTGTCGGAGGCCTTACGAAAAAAAGCCTGA
- a CDS encoding hypothetical protein (Evidence 5 : Unknown function; MaGe:77309959) yields the protein MDYRRGVHLDCIRPGKPVENAFLESFHGRLRDECLNGHQFAPLAEAHTIIEAWRADYNQRRPHSSLGHLTPNEFVVQRQVTQAAKEVVGSS from the coding sequence GTGGACTATCGGCGAGGTGTGCACCTCGACTGCATTCGGCCTGGCAAACCGGTGGAAAACGCCTTCCTTGAATCGTTTCACGGACGATTGCGAGACGAGTGTTTGAACGGACACCAGTTCGCGCCGCTGGCCGAGGCGCACACCATCATCGAAGCCTGGCGCGCGGACTACAATCAGCGTCGGCCTCACAGCTCGCTTGGGCACCTGACCCCGAACGAGTTCGTCGTACAACGTCAGGTGACTCAGGCCGCCAAAGAAGTCGTCGGTTCCAGTTAA
- a CDS encoding Putative Thiosulfate sulfurtransferase GlpE (Evidence 3 : Putative function from multiple computational evidences; MaGe:77309957) encodes MSYSIGVKELKTRIDKGDKLVLLDVREPWEHALAKLEGSVLIPLGTLPQSLTKLDKNTEIIAYCHHGMRSADATNFLIQQGFANVKNLVGGIDAWSIQVDKTVPRY; translated from the coding sequence ATGAGCTATTCCATTGGTGTGAAGGAACTGAAAACAAGAATCGATAAGGGAGATAAACTCGTACTCCTTGATGTGAGAGAGCCATGGGAACATGCCTTGGCAAAACTGGAAGGATCCGTACTTATTCCATTGGGCACATTGCCTCAATCCCTGACAAAGCTGGACAAGAATACGGAGATTATCGCCTACTGTCATCATGGCATGAGAAGCGCTGATGCCACAAACTTTTTGATTCAGCAGGGATTTGCGAACGTCAAAAACCTGGTAGGGGGAATAGATGCTTGGTCAATTCAAGTAGATAAGACCGTTCCACGCTACTGA